AATGATATAAATACACCACTAACTAGATTATGGGAGAATATTATCAATGCACCAGCGTCTGTAGTCAAGCATTACCATGACATTTGGCATGGACAGATCGGAAAGGAAGAACCCTACTACTATGAAATACGCAACCGTTTCAACGATACTCAGAATCCTGAATACTTGCTGTTCTTGTTAGCTAAATGCGTTAAGGCTGCAGTACGCTACAACGCGCAAGGTCAGTTCAATCAAAGCCCTGACAAACGTCGGTTGGGCAAGAATCCTAAAACCATGCGCGAGGACATATTGCGTGTCTCTCAGCTTCTAACAGGCAGAACACAAGTAATGTCCACAGATTATCAGGCTGTTCTGGCACTAGCTGCGGCAGATGACTTGGTCTATATGGACCCACCTTATCAGGGAACTGGCAAGAATGGAGGGTTCAATTATGCGGGCAATATTGAGTTTGACAACTTTGTTGTTTCGCTCTTTGACCTTAACAATCGGGATATTCCCTACATACTGAGCTATGATGGGCGCACGGGGGAAAAGACATACGGCAGTGCTTTGCCCGACGAACTAAACTTGGTCAAGATTGAAATCAATGCAGGTCGCTCGTCACAAGCTACCCTGCTGAGCCGTGACGAAATTACTTTTGAAGCCGTATTCTTGTCTCCAGCATTAGTAGCCAAGATTGACCTAGGGGCTATAAACACTGCTCTCGTTGGTCAGACAGAACTTTTCATTGAATGATGGCTGAGAATTTACCGACTTATCCGAAGGAATTTTTAGAGCAAGTACAGGGCATTACAAATAAGCGGGCAAGGTTTGTCATTGACTTCATACTTGCTCATGGTCGAGTAACAACTGAGGATTTAGCAGATGCTGGCTACGAACATGCGCCCCGGGCAGCAATGGACGTAAAAGACGCTGGCATCCCGCTAATGATGACCAGAATTAAATCTGAACGAACTGGTAAGCAG
This is a stretch of genomic DNA from Hymenobacter swuensis DY53. It encodes these proteins:
- a CDS encoding Dam family site-specific DNA-(adenine-N6)-methyltransferase, whose product is MKLPHPIPYQGSKRNLASQILRYFPANCDRLIEPFAGSAAITVAAAHYFKANRFLINDINTPLTRLWENIINAPASVVKHYHDIWHGQIGKEEPYYYEIRNRFNDTQNPEYLLFLLAKCVKAAVRYNAQGQFNQSPDKRRLGKNPKTMREDILRVSQLLTGRTQVMSTDYQAVLALAAADDLVYMDPPYQGTGKNGGFNYAGNIEFDNFVVSLFDLNNRDIPYILSYDGRTGEKTYGSALPDELNLVKIEINAGRSSQATLLSRDEITFEAVFLSPALVAKIDLGAINTALVGQTELFIE